TCGACTAGCTAATCGAATTCCAATAGCTAAAGGTAAAAATGTAGTTGAGGTTGAAAAAAAGCTATTAAAAGTAATACCTAAAGAATATTTAAAAGATGCTCACCATTGGTTAATACTACATGGCAGATATATCTGCACAGCTCAAAAACCAAAATGTATAAATTGTGTTATTTTTGAATACTGCGAATATAAAGATAAGGAAAAATACATATGATATTCTCTCAAGATAGAAATGAATTACGTATGCTATACATATCCAGTTGGCAGAAATTTCAAAATAAGAAAGTTCTTACCCCTCTAGAAGAGCAGATAGTTAGAATTATAGAAAAACACCCTGAATATCAATCAATGCTAACTGAAAAAAATATAGATACAGATTATTCTCCTGAAAGTGGTCAAGTAAATCCTTTCCTACATATGAGTCTTCATTTAGCAATAATAGAGCAATACCAAACTAATAGACCTTTGGAAATTAGAAACATTTATAATAAACTTGTAGAAAAGTATAAAGATGAGCATAAAGTTCATCATATTATGATGGATCATCTTGCTGAAGAAATTTGGAAGTCTCAAAAATATAACACCATTCCAAATGAAAAAGATTACGTAGCTAATTTAGAAAAGGTATTAAAAGAATAACTCTATGGAAAGACAAATAGTAAGTAATAAAGCTCATAGCAACATATATTTTAGCCAGCCTCAAGGGCTACATATAATTGCCATTATTACTTTATGCGTCTCAACTGGCATAGATCCATTTATGTCTTTACTTAATATCTATAGTGAAGTTGGGATATTTTATACTCGTGGAGATTATTTTTTTGTAATATTTTTTGCTGCTACTTTTGGATGTATAAGTAACTACTTACTAGGGTCAAATAAATCAATTATTCATGGTCTACAGTTTATAATGGTCGCTTTACTTTTTTCAACTATACATAACATACATATTTTTGGACTGGCTGTATTTGCTGTTGGCTTAACAGTTGTTATATCTAATCTTTTATTTAGTTTAAGCTCTTTCTATCTAAAGGCAGATTCTAGGAGACTTTACGGCTTTTTAGGTTTTTTTTCTAGCATTATACTAGGTGTCATCATTGGTGATGTTATTCACTATTTTTTTGTAAAAACATTATTTGACTTTAGAGTTTTCTATTTTATTGTTATATTTTTTACTCTTATTTTTTTCCTAAAATATAGCTATAAATTAAATACTTCATTAAATAATAAAACAGAGAGATTTAATATAAGTGTATATGGAGTATTTACTATATATATCGCTTTTTCATTAATAGTTCTTTATTACTTAAATAATTTAGCTATATTTAGTTTGTTTAATATGGCAGTTTTCCCAATCGCACTAATAATACTCACCACTTTAACATTAATAAATAATAAAGAAGATGGGAAAAAACTTTTAAAATATATTTATTTTTGTTTATTTATAATAATAATTAATAAAATTATCTACTTAACATTTTTAAAATATGAGCTTAATCTAAAAGATCTTCATATTAACTCCAGCTCGAACGTATCTATTTTCCTAGCGGTTGAATATATTTTCTGCTTATTAATATATTTTGCATGGAAAGCTCGGATATTAACTCTAAAAATAAGTTCCATAACTAATTTAAAGCTTATTAAACTAATATTTTATATAGAAGTTTTTAAAATCCTCTTACTTGCGGTTGCTGTAGTATTTGTAGGAAAAACAATAAGCTTAATAATGTTTATACTAGCAACAGTTATATCATTATTAATTAATGTATTTATCGTCCCTGTGTTTTTCTCTTTAGGTAAATTACTTGCAGGAAGTAAAAATGAAATTACAATAACTGCTTGTTTATTTTTAACTTTCTCTTCCTTAATCTTTATCTCATATCTATACGCTTAAAAGCTCTTATTTAATTTAGAAGCTATTTATGTTATATTATTAGCGATTTAAATATATTAAAATTGAATTAATTCAGATGAGGAAAACACAATGAATAATTTTGAAAATAATACTAGAGTTATAGATTCTTTAAGCCAAGAGTCAGCAATTAGAGCTAATAAAGTTCTTAGAAATACTTATTGGTTACTATCTATGACTTTACTTTTTAGTGCTTTTACTGCTTTTATAGCAATGCAATCTGATGCTGGATTTATAAATCCTCTACTTATGATTGTAGTTTATATAGGATTATTATTTGGTATTAATGCAACTAAAAACTCTCCTATGGGAATAGTTTTAACTTTTGCTTTAACTGGTCTTCTAGGATATACACTAGGTCCTATTTTAAGTATGTATATAGCTACATTTAAAAATGGAGCAGAGCTTATAGCGATGGCTCTTGGTTCAACTGGTGCAATATTCTTAGGTTTATCTGCAATAGCTATGAGCCCTGCAAGAAACTTTAATCGTCTAGGCTCATTCTGTGCTATTGGCGCATTAGTTGCTATTGTATTAATGATTTTAAACATATTTCTACATGTCCCTATGTTATCTGTTGTTATTTCTATAGCTTTTGCTTTTATATCTGGTGGTTTTATATTATGGCAGACAAATGCTATTGTTAGAGGTGAAGAAACTAACTACATATTAGCTACTGTTAATATATATGTTTCTTTATTTAACATCTTCGTTACTCTACTTCAATTCTTTGGCGCTATTGCTGGTGACAGAGACTAATTATTCTTATTTTTTTATACTTTAACTTTCTTTAAACATGATTCCTAATACCATAAATTCTAAAGACACTATAATTTCTAATGCTTATGGTCCTTCTTTTAGTATTTTCATAAAGGAATTTATAAAAAGTAATAATAATTTTCATTTTATAATTACAGAAGACTCTCAACAAGCATCAAAAATCTATGAAGAGCTAAAATATCTAACAAAAAACTCTAAATTTGAAATATTATATTTTCCTAGTTTAGAAATACTTGCTTATGATAGATTTTCGGCTTCCAATGATATCTTATCTACTAGACAAAAAATATTATACAAATTAGAAAATAATCCTAAAAATACTATTTTAGTCTCTAATATTTCTACAATTTTAAAGAAATTAGCCCCAAAGACATTTTTAGAACAAAATAGCTTTATCTTAAAAGTTAACGATACCTTTAATATCACTAAACAAAAATCTAAACTTATTGATCTAGGATATAGTTTTGTTAATAACGTATTTGAAAAAGGTGAATTTAGTATTCGTGGAAATATTATAGATATATATCCTATTGGATCAAAAGTACCTTATAGAATTGACCTATTTGATGACGAAGTTGATAGCATAAAAGAGTTAGATATAGAAACTCAAAGATCTTCAAATAGTATAGATGAAATTTGCTTAATCCCGACTCATGAGATTATTTACAATAATGATTCAATCAATCTTGCTCTAAATAAATTAGAAGAGGTTTTTGGAAGTACAGTAAGAGACAGTAGTATAGTAAAATATATCAAAAACAAAGAGTTTTTTAGTGGTATTGAATTCTATACTCCATTATTTTATAGAAAATTAGAAAGTATATTCGACTATTTACCTCAAAATTTAAATATCCATTTATTTGGTGATATTTATAGCTCTATTAATGCTTTTACTGAAGAAGTTAAAAATAGATACAAACAACTTAGTATAGATATTGATAGACCGATTTTAGAATATAGAGAACTTTTCTTAACTCTAGAGAATATACAAGAAAACCTTAAAAATTATAAAATAATAAAATGGTTAGAAAATGATATTAGTAAATCAAAAGTTTTGCCTATCAATAATTTACCAAATATAAATGCAAACTATAAACTAAATAAACCATTTAATAACTTACAAAATTTTTTAAATAATAAATCCTTTGAAAAGATAGTATTTTCAACAGATACCTTAGGAAGAGGAGAGATTCTTCAAGAGCATCTCAAAAAAATAGGGTTAAAACTATCTAATTTTAAAAGTTTAGATGATGCACTAAATTCAGACAGTAAATACTCTCTTATATATTCGCCTTTTCAAGAAGGTATTATCATAGCTGATAAAATAGTAATCATTACAGAGTCAGAGCTTTTTCCAGAACATACTAAGACTATAGCTAGATCTAAAGATTTTGATGACTTACCTACTGTTGATTTAAAAGACTTAACAGATTTAAAAAAAGGTATGCATATAGTCCATATTAACTATGGAATTGGAAAATATGAAGGTTTAGAAACCCTAGAGATTAATAACAAGAAAGATGAGTTTATATTACTAAAATATGCTGATAATGCAAAAATCTATGTTCCTGTAACATCTTTAAATTTAATAAGTATATATAACTCATCTATTACAGATAATATTGCTTTAAATAAATTAGGCACTGATAAATGGAGCAAGCAAAAAGATAAGGCTATAAAAAGAATTATTGATGTTGCTGCTAATTTATTAGAAATTTACGCAAAAAGAGAATTAAAACAAGGTTTCTCGAATCATCTTGATGAACAAGAGTATCTTAGATTTTGTGCTGATTTTCCATATGAAGAAACTTTAGATCAACAAAAAGCTATCTCTGATGTTTTTAAAGATATGATAGCAAGTAAGCCAATGGACAGATTAATCTGTGGAGATGTTGGTTTTGGTAAAACAGAAGTAGCAATGAGAGCCGCTTTCTTAGCAACTCATAATCAGAAGCAAGTAGCTATACTTGTACCTACTACAATATTAGCCCAACAGCATTATAATAATTTTAGAGATCGATTTGCTAATACCGCTGTAAATATAGAAGTTATTACTCGCTCAAAAACAGCAAAAAAACAAGAAGAGTTATTTGAAGATTTAGAGAAGGGTAATGTCGATATTATTATTGGAACACATAAACTTATCTCCTCTAAAATTAAATTCAAGAATTTAGGTTTACTAATAATAGATGAAGAACATCGTTTTGGAGTTGATCAAAAAGAGAAACTAAAAGCTTTAAAAGCCGAAATAGATATTTTAACAATGTCAGCCACACCTATCCCAAGAAGTTTGAGCATGGCTTTTTCATCACTTAGAGATCTTTCTATAATAGCCTCTCCTCCTGCTAAAAGATTATCTGTAAAAACTTTTGTTAAAGAATATGATAATAATATAGTTAGAGAAGCTGTCCTTAGAGAGACTATGCGTGGTGGACAAATATTTTATCTTCATAATCATGTTGAAACTATTCAAAAGAAAAAAGAAATCCTAGAAGAAATGTTTCCAAAGTGTAGGATTACAGTTGCTCATGGACAAATGAGTGAAAGAGAAATTCAAAAAGTTATGTTTGATTTTAAGCATAACAAATATCATATATTGCTTTGTACAACTATTATTGAAACTGGTATAGATATTCCAAATGCTAATACTCTTATTATAGAAAATGCTAATAAATTTGGCCTTGCTCAATTACATCAGCTAAGAGGCCGCGTCGGAAGATCACATCACCAAGCATATGCCTATTTACTAATTTCTGATGAAGCTAGCATTACAAAAGATGCCAAGAAAAGGTTAGATGCAATAGACTCTACAGACTCTCTTGGAGGTGGCTTTATGCTTGCTAATCATGATTTAGAAATTCGTGGAGCTGGTGAGATATTAGGTAAAGAGCAAAGTGGAAACATTGATGGCATTGGTCTAAACCTATATATGGAGCTATTAGATAAAACTATTGCCAATATAAAAGCTGGTAAAGAATTAAATGTTGAAGAGCTTATAAATGCTAATACTTGTGAAGTTGAGTTAAATATCCCTACTCTTATAACAGATGATTATGTTAATGATGTAAATACTAGATTAAATATTTACAAAAGAATATCTAAGGCAGATCATAAACAATTAATAGATATAAAAATTGAACTTATTGATCGTTTTGGACTACTTCCTTTAGAAGTGCAATATTTACTAAAAGTTGCTCATATTAGATTAGATGCTATAAAACTAGGAATCAAACAAATTAAAATGTTCAACACTAGTGGCAAAATAGCATTTTCAACACCATTAAAATTTGACCCTTCTTTACTAATAAAAGCTATTCAAAGTAAACCTATGGATTTTAAATTATCAAAAGATCAGGATTTACTTATAACCAAAATTACGAAAACAGCTGAAGAAAGATTAAGCTTTATAGAAAATTTTCTAAAACTTTTATCAAAAAATTAAATCTAATTAATAAATCTTTTTAATCTTAAAATTTTCATATTGCTTGACAATTTATTTTAAATTAATTGATATCGCTATAATATTAATTTATATTTAATTAAAAAGTTATCAAAAATAAATATATTTGCTGTATACATTAATTGAAATAACTTTTATACAACATATAATTAATAAAAATATTATATTTTAACTAACCAACTAAAGGAAAGCTCTATGAGAAACAAAACGAAATTAGTCTCAGCAGTTTGCGCATTAATGGGTTTAAGCTCATTTTCTATGGTAAATGCTACTCCTGTAAACAACGTTGAAACGTATGATTTTCAGGCACCATTTAAAGACTATAACAATAAAATAGTTCTAAAAATTAGTAATGTATCTTCTGCAAAAGTAGTTGAGTTTACTAGTAACTTCAAGCCTAAAACTGGTTGGGGAACATGTTTTGGAGCTAGAGCAGATCTTATTAAATATGATACTACTCAAAATACTGATGGTAACTTTACAACTAAGTTATCATTAAGTGATGGTGGATCATTAAACTTAACACAATCTTGTGACATCATGGGAACTGATTCTGGTAATGCTATTGTATTACCTGGTGTTGTAGTTCCTATAATATATGATTTAAAAGTTGATGGTAAAGATTTACAAATTGAAAGACCTTGTGCTGATAACGTATGTAAAGATCCCGCTCCAGGATATACTAATGCTGCATATTATGCTCAATGGGCAGTTTGGGGACGTAAATACGACCCATATACTTTCAAATATGACAAATTAAATACTATAATTTATGCTTTTATAGGCTTCGATAAATCAACTGGTAACATTAAAACTTTAGATGCTTCAGCAGACACATGGGGATTATCTGCAGCAGCTAGAGCAGCTCAAAAATATCCTTATTTAAAATCATTCTTATCATTTGGTGGTTGGACAAATAATGGAGTTACTACAGCTCCTATGTTTGAAGCTCTAGCTTCAAATCAACAAAGTATGCAAAATTTTGCTAAGCAGTCAGTAGAATTAATGCGTAAGCTTGGCTTCAACGGTATAGATATTGACTGGGAATGGTGGTCTGACTATGGCAATGAAGTTGCTCCATCTAAGAATATGTTAGCTTTCCTTAAAGTTCTTCGTACAGAATTAGACAAAGCTAGTCAAGCTGATGGTAAGAAATATTATCTTGCTATAGCTGTAAACGGCGCTAGAAGCCGTATAGAGGCTATGGAAAATCCTAGTAATCCAAACAGTGTACCTGACTTCTGGAAACAAGTTGGGCAAACTGTAGATGAAATTAATATCATGAACTATGACTATCAAGGTGCCTGGGGAACAGGATTCCCTGCATACTTCCAAGCATCACTTGATTTCCCTAGTGATACTCCATATCAAAATAAAGTATATACAGCTGGAGAATCACCAGCTGATGCTCAAGACAACGTTACTGATGCTGGTGATGGATCTACTTTAGATCAAGCAATAGGTAAAGAAGGTGGCTGGTCAATTAAAGGTTCCGTTGATGCTTATATTAAAGCTGGCGTACCTGCTAATAAACTAATTGTTGGTTTACCTTTATATGCAAGATCTATGACTGTAGATAGCGACACAAATGGAGGATTATTTGAAACTATAACAGCTCCTGGTTTCGGTGACTATGAAAATGGTGTATTTGACTATAAATGTTTAATTAATCCTATAAATGATCCTGTAAATGGTTGTGGTACATCAAAACCTGTAAGTGGATTATCTAATTTAAAATTCTATGATACAAAATCAAATATAGATATATTTAATAAGTATGGTAAAGTAGCGCTTCAACCTTGGGCATATAGTCCTTCCACAAAAACTTTCATTACTTATGATGATGTATGGTCTGTAGGTGAAAAAACTAAATATGCTAAGAGTATGAATCTTGGTGGAACTATGTTCTGGGAAGCTGATGGCGACTCTACAAATCCTAGTACATCTCTAATTGAAGCTGTAGCTAAAGTCTATCAGTCTGATGCTCTTTATGCATCAGTTGATAATATAACTGAAACATCTGCTAACATTTCTTGGAATAAGCCAGAAATTGATGGTTCTATAACTTATACAGTTATTCTTGATGGAAATACTGTGGCTTCAAACATTACTAGTCAGAATTATATTCTTACTAACTTAGAAGAAGGTGCTAGTTATAGTGTTGAAGTTATTGCTAACTCATCATCAGGTGCATCTAAGAAAGATAGCATTCAATTTACTACAATTGATAATACTATCCCAGAACCTACTCCAGAGCCAACTCCGACTCCAACGCCTGCACCTACTCCGGCTCCAACGCCTGCACCTACTCCGGCTCCAACGCCTGCACCTACTCCGGCTCCAACTCCGGCTCCTAGTGGTGATCATCCTGACTATGTTGCAGGAAACACATATGCTACTGGTGATATTGTTAGAGCTTCTGATGGTAATCATTACAAGTGTACAGAAGGTGGATGGTGTTCGAATTCAGCTTATAACCCCGTTGGAATATATGGTCAGTACGCATGGCAAAATGTAGGTTCAGCTCCGACTCCAACGCCAGCTCCGACACCTGCGCCAACACCGACTCCAACGCCAGCTCCGACACCTGCACCTACTCCGGCTCCAACACCTGCGCCGACTCCAGCTCCTAGCAATGGAACATGGGATTCTGGCAAGGTTTACAATACTGGAGATAAAGTAACATATAATGGTACAACATATACAGCTAAATGGTGGACACAAGGTGATATCCCATCAAATGGTGGTGTTTGGGAAAAACCATTTGTAGCTGGCGGTGCTTGGGATAAAGACCAAGCTTATACTGGCGGTCAAACAGTTACTTATAATGGAAACACTTATAAAGCTAAGTGGTGGACAAAAGGTGAGACTCCATCAAATAGCAGTGTTTGGGAAAAGCAATAACAAATACTATCTCTTCTGATCAAAAAGTTCTTGAGACTTTTTGATTTCTTTATAATTTATTCTTGTCCAATTAATTATTTCTTTTACATATACTAATAATGTTTCTCCAAGAGGTGTAAGCGAATAATATACACTTGGAGGTACTGTTGATTCTACTCTACGAGAAACTAAACCATTACGCTCTAGATTTCGAAGGCTTAATGATAATATTCTTTGTGAAATTTCACTGACATCACGTTGTAATTCACTAAATCGTTTAGTTTTATTTTCCAATAGCGATATCAAAATAATACTCCACTTATCTCCCACTAAACTTAAAATTTCTCTAAATGGTCTACAACTTTCCTCAGAATGTTTATTAGTAACATTTTTGTAAGTATCTGACATTTCTGTGCCTTCTTCCTTTTTTATTTTAATTAACAGAATATAGTTTATAGATTCTTAAGAAAAATAAAAAAGGATAAGAATAATGAAAAAAGTTTTACATATAAGAACAAGCAGCAATCTTCAAAAGTCTTTTTCAAGAAATGTTGGAGATAATTTGATAAGCCATTTTAAAAATACTATTCCTGAAACACAAGTTATAGAAAGAGATCTTGTGAAAGATACCAT
This region of Francisella frigiditurris genomic DNA includes:
- a CDS encoding DUF1841 family protein; protein product: MIFSQDRNELRMLYISSWQKFQNKKVLTPLEEQIVRIIEKHPEYQSMLTEKNIDTDYSPESGQVNPFLHMSLHLAIIEQYQTNRPLEIRNIYNKLVEKYKDEHKVHHIMMDHLAEEIWKSQKYNTIPNEKDYVANLEKVLKE
- a CDS encoding Bax inhibitor-1/YccA family protein, giving the protein MNNFENNTRVIDSLSQESAIRANKVLRNTYWLLSMTLLFSAFTAFIAMQSDAGFINPLLMIVVYIGLLFGINATKNSPMGIVLTFALTGLLGYTLGPILSMYIATFKNGAELIAMALGSTGAIFLGLSAIAMSPARNFNRLGSFCAIGALVAIVLMILNIFLHVPMLSVVISIAFAFISGGFILWQTNAIVRGEETNYILATVNIYVSLFNIFVTLLQFFGAIAGDRD
- the mfd gene encoding transcription-repair coupling factor, translating into MIPNTINSKDTIISNAYGPSFSIFIKEFIKSNNNFHFIITEDSQQASKIYEELKYLTKNSKFEILYFPSLEILAYDRFSASNDILSTRQKILYKLENNPKNTILVSNISTILKKLAPKTFLEQNSFILKVNDTFNITKQKSKLIDLGYSFVNNVFEKGEFSIRGNIIDIYPIGSKVPYRIDLFDDEVDSIKELDIETQRSSNSIDEICLIPTHEIIYNNDSINLALNKLEEVFGSTVRDSSIVKYIKNKEFFSGIEFYTPLFYRKLESIFDYLPQNLNIHLFGDIYSSINAFTEEVKNRYKQLSIDIDRPILEYRELFLTLENIQENLKNYKIIKWLENDISKSKVLPINNLPNINANYKLNKPFNNLQNFLNNKSFEKIVFSTDTLGRGEILQEHLKKIGLKLSNFKSLDDALNSDSKYSLIYSPFQEGIIIADKIVIITESELFPEHTKTIARSKDFDDLPTVDLKDLTDLKKGMHIVHINYGIGKYEGLETLEINNKKDEFILLKYADNAKIYVPVTSLNLISIYNSSITDNIALNKLGTDKWSKQKDKAIKRIIDVAANLLEIYAKRELKQGFSNHLDEQEYLRFCADFPYEETLDQQKAISDVFKDMIASKPMDRLICGDVGFGKTEVAMRAAFLATHNQKQVAILVPTTILAQQHYNNFRDRFANTAVNIEVITRSKTAKKQEELFEDLEKGNVDIIIGTHKLISSKIKFKNLGLLIIDEEHRFGVDQKEKLKALKAEIDILTMSATPIPRSLSMAFSSLRDLSIIASPPAKRLSVKTFVKEYDNNIVREAVLRETMRGGQIFYLHNHVETIQKKKEILEEMFPKCRITVAHGQMSEREIQKVMFDFKHNKYHILLCTTIIETGIDIPNANTLIIENANKFGLAQLHQLRGRVGRSHHQAYAYLLISDEASITKDAKKRLDAIDSTDSLGGGFMLANHDLEIRGAGEILGKEQSGNIDGIGLNLYMELLDKTIANIKAGKELNVEELINANTCEVELNIPTLITDDYVNDVNTRLNIYKRISKADHKQLIDIKIELIDRFGLLPLEVQYLLKVAHIRLDAIKLGIKQIKMFNTSGKIAFSTPLKFDPSLLIKAIQSKPMDFKLSKDQDLLITKITKTAEERLSFIENFLKLLSKN
- a CDS encoding glycosyl hydrolase family 18 protein, which codes for MRNKTKLVSAVCALMGLSSFSMVNATPVNNVETYDFQAPFKDYNNKIVLKISNVSSAKVVEFTSNFKPKTGWGTCFGARADLIKYDTTQNTDGNFTTKLSLSDGGSLNLTQSCDIMGTDSGNAIVLPGVVVPIIYDLKVDGKDLQIERPCADNVCKDPAPGYTNAAYYAQWAVWGRKYDPYTFKYDKLNTIIYAFIGFDKSTGNIKTLDASADTWGLSAAARAAQKYPYLKSFLSFGGWTNNGVTTAPMFEALASNQQSMQNFAKQSVELMRKLGFNGIDIDWEWWSDYGNEVAPSKNMLAFLKVLRTELDKASQADGKKYYLAIAVNGARSRIEAMENPSNPNSVPDFWKQVGQTVDEINIMNYDYQGAWGTGFPAYFQASLDFPSDTPYQNKVYTAGESPADAQDNVTDAGDGSTLDQAIGKEGGWSIKGSVDAYIKAGVPANKLIVGLPLYARSMTVDSDTNGGLFETITAPGFGDYENGVFDYKCLINPINDPVNGCGTSKPVSGLSNLKFYDTKSNIDIFNKYGKVALQPWAYSPSTKTFITYDDVWSVGEKTKYAKSMNLGGTMFWEADGDSTNPSTSLIEAVAKVYQSDALYASVDNITETSANISWNKPEIDGSITYTVILDGNTVASNITSQNYILTNLEEGASYSVEVIANSSSGASKKDSIQFTTIDNTIPEPTPEPTPTPTPAPTPAPTPAPTPAPTPAPTPAPTPAPSGDHPDYVAGNTYATGDIVRASDGNHYKCTEGGWCSNSAYNPVGIYGQYAWQNVGSAPTPTPAPTPAPTPTPTPAPTPAPTPAPTPAPTPAPSNGTWDSGKVYNTGDKVTYNGTTYTAKWWTQGDIPSNGGVWEKPFVAGGAWDKDQAYTGGQTVTYNGNTYKAKWWTKGETPSNSSVWEKQ
- a CDS encoding winged helix-turn-helix transcriptional regulator produces the protein MSDTYKNVTNKHSEESCRPFREILSLVGDKWSIILISLLENKTKRFSELQRDVSEISQRILSLSLRNLERNGLVSRRVESTVPPSVYYSLTPLGETLLVYVKEIINWTRINYKEIKKSQELFDQKR